In the genome of Lacerta agilis isolate rLacAgi1 chromosome 2, rLacAgi1.pri, whole genome shotgun sequence, one region contains:
- the TEKT3 gene encoding tektin-3 yields MELVGSTLTATYAHPRPTPSNFLPAISTMASSYKNRFPHYALTHSLSLPWRPSAYYKVAAITPTLAPFSKSSQGLTPCNMLPYVSNRTALFTRYTPEDWYRSNLTNFKESEASRHNAERLRVDTSRMIQDKDQQIRKTQTESTRNLGERVNDIIFWKSELNHEIDGMIGETNALSDMKKRLERAILETEGQLQVAQECLLHREKRMGIDLVHDDVEKQLMTEVDVILSCQERLRRYLGKTAAQLAANRAAQHEMEKDLSDKQAAQRIDDKCHHLRNTSDGISFYRGVERVDATISVPESWAKFTDDNIMRSQSERAASGKLRDDIETLLVTTANEMWNQFNRANVAFTNRISETADAKNKIQAHLAKTLQEIFETEMTIEALRKAIKDKGCSLKVAQTRLDERLRRPNIELCRDSAQLRLVNEVYEIDDTIQDLQQRLRDAEDTLQALVHTKANLEHDLAVKANTLFIDQEKCMGMRKTFPNTLRLVGYT; encoded by the exons ATGGAGCTTGTAGGCTCTACCTTGACGGCAACATATGCCCATCCAAGACCAACGCCCTCAAATTTTCTGCCGGCCATCAGCACCATGGCATCGAGCTATAAGAACAGATTCCCTCACTATGCCCTGACCCACAGCTTGAGCCTTCCTTGGAGACCTAGTGCCTATTACAAAGTCGCTGCTATCACTCCAACTTTGGCCCCCTTCTCCAAGAGTTCTCAAGGGCTCACGCCATGCAACATGCTCCCCTATGTTTCCAACAGAACAGCACTCTTCACTAGGTACACTCCCGAAGACTGGTATAGATCTAACCTGACAAATTTCAAGGAATCAGAGGCATCACGGCACAATGCCGAGAGGTTGAGGGTGGACACTTCCCGGATGATTCAAGACAAGGACCAGCAGATAAGGAAAACCCAAACAGAATCAACAAGAAATCTGGGAGAACGAGTCAATGACATCATATTTTGGAAATCAGAGCTCAACCACGAGATTGATGGAATGATTGGGGAGACAAACGCTCTTTCAGATATGAAGAAACGACTTGAAAGAGCCATATTAGAAACAGAAGGGCAACTCCAG GTAGCCCAGGAATGTCTGCTTCACCGAGAGAAGAGGATGGGCATTGACCTCGTTCATGATGATGTGGAAAAACAACTAATGACA GAGGTCGACGTCATCCTATCATGCCAAGAGAGACTGAGAAGATACCTGGGTAAGACAGCGGCCCAACTTGC AGCCAATAGGGCAGCCCAGCATGAAATGGAGAAAGACCTGAGTGACAAGCAAGCAGCTCAACGAATCGATGACAAGTGCCACCATCTCAGGAACACATCTGATGGCATTTCCTTTTATCGAGGCGTCGAGCGAGTTGATGCCAC GATTTCTGTGCCAGAATCCTGGGCCAAGTTTACTGATGATAACATTATGCGCTCCCAGAGCGAGCGGGCTGCCTCCGGCAAACTCAGGGATGATATTGAAACGCTGCTCGTGACGACTGCCAATGAGATGTGGAACCAATTTAACAGAGCTAATGTCGCCTTTACCAACCGCATCTCTGAAACGGCTGATGCCAAAAACAAGATCCAGGCCCATCTGGCTAAG ACTCTACAAGAAATCTTTGAGACAGAGATGACTATAGAAGCACTTCGTAAGGCCATCAAGGACAAAGGGTGTTCCTTGAAGGTTGCCCAAACACGTCTGGATGAGCGCTTACGTAGACCCAACATAGAACTCTGCCGGGACTCTGCCCAATTACG CCTTGTGAACGAAGTGTATGAAATTGATGACACCATCCAGGACCTTCAGCAGAGGCTAAGAGATGCAGAAGATACGCTCCAGGCACTGGTTCACACCAAAGCCAATCTAGAACATGACCTAGCTGTCAAAGCAAATACGCTCTTCATTGACCAGGAGAAATGCATGGGGATGAGGAAGACCTTCCCCAACACACTGAGGCTGGTGGGATATACATAG